One window from the genome of bacterium encodes:
- a CDS encoding glycoside hydrolase family 127 protein, which yields MVQAHPFLCCVGIIFFASLLPAAEAPLLKLSSVPFTQVQIEDAFWAPRQEINRTVSIPINLEMLDKSGNLINFDLAAGGKRKGYNGPVYMDSDLYKALEAASYSLATHPDAALDKKIDAIIRRIAAAQQKDGYLNTYYTVNEPDKRWTNLRDNHELYCAGHLFEAAVAHYQATGKRTLLRTATRFADYICSVFGPGPGQRMGYPGHPEIELALIKLWRVTGHQRYFDLARFFIENRGIHFFAREHQTPEAEYDGSYWQDDVPLSEHRPIKGHALR from the coding sequence ATGGTTCAAGCACATCCCTTTCTCTGCTGCGTGGGGATTATTTTTTTCGCCTCTCTGCTGCCGGCGGCAGAAGCCCCGCTGCTCAAGCTGTCCTCTGTGCCCTTCACCCAGGTGCAAATCGAGGATGCATTCTGGGCGCCGCGACAGGAGATCAACCGCACGGTTTCCATTCCCATCAATCTGGAAATGCTGGACAAGTCGGGCAACCTGATCAATTTCGACTTGGCGGCCGGCGGCAAGCGAAAAGGCTATAACGGGCCGGTTTACATGGATTCCGACCTCTACAAGGCTCTGGAGGCCGCTTCCTATTCACTGGCCACCCATCCCGATGCCGCGCTGGATAAAAAGATCGATGCCATCATTCGCCGGATCGCGGCCGCTCAGCAGAAAGACGGTTATCTCAACACCTATTACACGGTCAACGAGCCGGACAAGCGCTGGACTAATTTGCGCGATAATCACGAGCTCTATTGCGCCGGCCATCTTTTCGAGGCGGCTGTGGCCCATTATCAGGCCACCGGCAAGCGCACGCTGTTGCGCACAGCAACCCGTTTTGCCGATTATATCTGTTCGGTGTTTGGACCAGGGCCTGGGCAACGAATGGGGTATCCCGGCCATCCGGAGATCGAACTGGCGCTGATTAAACTGTGGCGCGTGACCGGTCACCAGCGCTATTTTGATCTGGCGCGCTTTTTCATCGAGAACCGCGGTATTCACTTTTTCGCCCGTGAGCATCAAACCCCGGAGGCGGAGTATGACGGCTCTTATTGGCAGGATGACGTGCCGCTGTCCGAACATCGCCCAATCAAGGGACACGCCCTGCG